A section of the Triticum dicoccoides isolate Atlit2015 ecotype Zavitan chromosome 7A, WEW_v2.0, whole genome shotgun sequence genome encodes:
- the LOC119330593 gene encoding uncharacterized protein LOC119330593 codes for MAMERFLTMLVFCEAPIDGYSTSVMTTGSVSKLVSGGTSKPASHKVDEEEKKQGYSEGSTLQRHAWFQLAFDGLNCFDTVMMH; via the coding sequence ATGGCCATGGAGAGGTTCTTGACTATGCTTGTCTTCTGCGAGGCGCCCATCGACGGGTACAGTACGTCTGTGATGACAACCGGCTCGGTCAGCAAGCTGGTCTCCGGTGGCACGTCCAAACCGGCGTCTCACAAGGTGGACGAGGAGGAGAAAAAGCAGGGATACTCCGAAGGGTCGACGTTGCAGCGGCATGCTTGGTTCCAGCTAGCCTTCGACGGCCTCAACTGCTTCGACACCGTCATGATGCACTGA